One window of the Alligator mississippiensis isolate rAllMis1 chromosome 5, rAllMis1, whole genome shotgun sequence genome contains the following:
- the GRIN2D gene encoding glutamate receptor ionotropic, NMDA 2D isoform X1 encodes MPLLAREPEPRFSSQPGLLAGGRGLHLGHFGPMSRCVSWPHRPQGWYGAKQSPGLQFLSLPFSFPTLLPLISFPTSSPIPCNPPFYPFSSPMAISTPCPIAEGSASPCEMSLSSSLPAAARMLFVLALACASPFLDLRPDGPRSLNVAIIFSGSSYAPESARLSPTAFRNFSLEVNPVSVLLNDTNPRSLIVRLCDVLSSLRIHGVVFEDDTRAEAVAQILDFISAQTSVPIIGINGGSAIVLTPKEKGSTFLQLGSSTEQQLQVIFEVLEEYDWTAFAVLTTLFPGYEDFIDYIEVLTDSSFIGWEHRGVITLNLTDDPDGSRLKRQLREISSQIRLLYCSREEAESIFRAAREAGLTGPGYIWFLVGTNLGGTDYLPEHLPVGLFTVLSAGWRDDLHRRVHNGVAIIAKGAEALFRDYGFIPEFNNDCRAPNMTQIHDNLHRYFMNITWGQKDFSFNEDGYLINPSLVVISLNKERTWEVVGSWEHQILRMKYPVWSRYGKFLQPVDDDQHLTVATLEERPFVIVENIDPATGTCIRDSVPCRKQLNHTESYSLDPVLFEKKCCKGFCIDILKRLAKTVGFTYDLYLVTNGKHGKKIDGVWNGMIGEVFYERADMAIGSLTINEERSEIIDFSVPFVETGISVMVSRSNGTVSPSAFLEPYSPAVWVMMFVMCLTVVAVTVFIFEYFSPVGYNRSLAAGKRAGGSKFTIGKSIWLLWALVFNNSVPVENPKGTTSKIMVLIWAFFAVIFLASYTANLAAFMIQEEYVDTVSGLSDRKFQKPQDQYPPLKFGTVPNGSTEKNIRSNYPDMHTYMVKYNQRSVEDALQHLKSGKLDAFIYDAAVLNYMARKDEGCKLVTIGSGKVFATTGYGIALQKGSKWKRPIDLALLQFLGDDEIEMLERLWLSGICHNDKIEVMSSKLDIDNMAGVFYMLLVAMGLSLLVFAWEHLIYWKLRHCMSHAGRLDFLLAFSRGMYSCCSSEDPKAKDQQQLPILNHSYGPQRGGAPALPSPPAPPLPCSSFLPRERRIVERWRHARSPNCYKDLYAPPGPPEPSGAKASSRHGLQSAFTDGFHRFYGPIEPEGLSDHLGAGAGAGMAAPGQAKKMAPCQLSPPPPTRGLENPPSYFAIVREKEGPEPPASAWHRKSLRGLYESFQAGKTGSRTPEPKKHGVGMSGAYAPKGPRELECGRPSKETGRYGYTRLSYEDERTPPLAPAPCGRERRYRHTEEARSGADGETQPLLHPTCPGAGGSSGSGGRAHICRSHSHPLAVSASFPSQSRYMEFSDSDSEVCEREVPCTEASPSTPPAPPPGDGHSCWYSPPDYFCTYPSRERQLFSTHKPLRYWSADKLGPCHSCHGLCQHCASLELLPPPTPPCRKEALRYFSCSEERLERRLDWEHRRCGHYSCLAPRHHHGLYRHCHHHHSCELGPAGSILHPTSRSLEDLSSCHLVRCGVTPHRFGFSPPEWLPRRVSRSGELFTRRGSAHFSSLESEV; translated from the exons ATGCCTCTTCTGGCCAGGGAGCCAGAGCCACGCTTCTCCTCACAGCCAGGCCTCCTCGCAGGGGGCCGAGGCCTGCATCTTGGCCATTTTGGGCCCATGAGCAGATGTGTTAGCTGGCCTCACAGGCCTCAGGGCTGGTATGGAGCCAAGCAGTCACCTGGGCTtcaatttctctctcttcccttctctttcccaACTCTCTTGCCTCTCatctccttccccacttcctctcccattccctgcaaCCCTCCTTTCTaccctttctcctctcccatggctatttccaccccctgccccattgcAGAGGGGTCTGCGAGTCCCTGCGAGATGAGCCTGTCTTCCAGCCTCCCCGCTGCCGCTAGGATGCTCTTTGTTCTGGCCTTGGCCTGTGCCAGCCCCTTCCTGGACCTGCGCCCAGATGGGCCACGCTCACTGAACGTGGCCATCATCTTCAGCGGCTCCTCCTACGCCCCTGAGAGCGCCCGCTTATCACCCACTGCCTTCCGCAACTTCTCACTGGAGGTGAACCCTGTCTCAGTGCTGCTGAATGACACCAACCCGCGAAGCCTGATCGTGCGCCTGTGTGATGTGCTCTCCTCCCTGCGCATCCATGGTGTGGTCTTTGAGGACGACACAAGGGCTGAGGCTGTGGCCCAGATCCTCGATTTCATCTCAGCCCAGACCTCTGTGCCCATCATCGGCATCAATGGGGGCTCCGCCATTGTTCTCACGCCCAAG GAGAAAGGTTCCACCTTCCTGCAGCTGGGGTCCTCAACGGAGCAGCAGCTTCAGGTGATTTTCGAGGTGTTGGAGGAGTACGACTGGACAGCCTTTGCTGTCCTCACCACACTCTTCCCTGGCTATGAGGATTTCATCGACTACATTGAGGTCCTGACTGACAGCAGCTTCATTGGCTGGGAGCACCGGGGCGTTATCACCCTGAACCTCACTGATGATCCTGATGGCTCCCGCCTCAAGCGTCAGCTGCGAGAGATCAGTTCCCAGATCCGCCTGCTCTACTGCTCCCGGGAGGAGGCCGAGAGCATCTTCCGGGCTGCCCGGGAAGCAGGGCTCACTGGGCCCGGCTACATCTGGTTCTTGGTGGGGACCAACCTGGGGGGCACTGACTACTTGCCTGAGCACCTGCCAGTGGGGCTGTTCACAGTGCTGTCAGCTGGCTGGAGGGATGACCTTCATCGCCGGGTCCACAATGGGGTGGCCATCATTGCCAAGGGGGCTGAGGCGCTCTTCCGGGACTATGGCTTCATCCCCGAGTTCAACAATGATTGCCGGGCTCCCAACATGACCCAGATCCATGACAACCTTCACCG GTATTTCATGAACATCACATGGGGGCAGAAGGATTTCTCCTTTAATGAGGATGGCTACCTCATTAACCCTTCGCTCGTCGTCATCTCCCTCAACAAAGAGCGTACCTGGGAGGTG gtggggagctgggagcaccaGATTCTGCGAATGAAGTACCCAGTGTGGTCGCGCTACGGCAAATTCCTGCAGCCGGTGGACGACGACCAGCACCTGACAGTGGCCACACTGGAGGAGCGCCCATTTGTCATCGTGGAGAACATTGACCCGGCCACTGGCACCTGCATCCGTGACTCTGTACCCTGCCGCAAGCAGCTCAACCACACCGAGAG CTATTCCCTGGACCCAGTGCTCTTTGAGAAGAAGTGCTGCAAGGGCTTCTGCATCGACATCCTCAAACGCCTGGCCAAGACTGTGGGCTTCACCTACGACCTCTACCTGGTCACCAATGGCAAGCATGGCAAGAAGATCGATGGGGTGTGGAATGGCATGATTGGGGAG GTGTTCTATGAGCGAGCGGACATGGCCATCGGGTCACTGACCATCAACGAGGAGCGCTCTGAGATCATTGACTTCTCTGTGCCCTTCGTGGAGACTGGCATCAGCGTCATGGTGTCCCGCAGCAACGGCACCGTCTCCCCCTCTGCCTTCCTgg AGCCCTACAGCCCGGCCGTCTGGGTAATGATGTTCGTCATGTGCCTCACAGTCGTTGCCGTCACCGTCTTCATCTTTGAGTATTTCAGCCCCGTGGGCTACAACCGCAGTCTTGCTGCTGGTAAAC gtgcaggggggtcaAAGTTCACCATCGGGAAGTCAATCTGGCTGCTTTGGGCCTTGGTGTTCAACAACTCGGTGCCGGTGGAGAACCCCAAGGGTACCACCAGCAAGATCATGGTGCTCATCTGGGCATTCTTCGCTGTCATCTtcctggccagctacacagccaACCTGGCTGCTTTCATGATCCAAGAGGAGTACGTGGACACTGTCTCAGGGCTCAGTGACCGTaag TTCCAGAAGCCACAGGACCAGTACCCCCCGCTCAAATTTGGCACCGTGCCCAACGGCAGCACTGAGAAGAATATCCGCAGCAACTACCCTGACATGCACACCTACATGGTGAAGTACAATCAGCGCAGTGTGGAggatgccctgcagcacctcaagtcagg GAAGTTGGATGCCTTCATCTATGATGCAGCGGTGCTCAACTACATGGCACGCAAGGACGAGGGCTGCAAGCTCGTCACCATTGGCAGTGGCAAGGTGTTTGCCACCACGGGCTATGGTATCGCCCTGCAGAAGGGCTCCAAATGGAAACGACCCATCGACTTGGCCCTGCTTCAGTTTCTGGGTGACG ATGAGATTGAGATGCTGGAACGGCTGTGGCTATCGGGGATATGCCACAACGACAAGATCGAGGTGATGAGCAGCAAGCTGGACATTGACAACATGGCGGGTGTCTTCTACATGTTGCTGGTGGCCATGGGGTTGAGCCTGCTGGTCTTCGCTTGGGAGCACCTCATCTACTGGAAGCTGCGCCACTGCATGAGCCACGCTGGCCGCCTTGACTTCCTCCTGGCCTTCAGCAGG GGCAtgtacagctgctgcagcagtgaggatcCAAAGGCCAaggaccagcagcagctgcccatcctgaaccatagCTATGGGCCACAACGcggtggggcaccagccctgcccagcccccctgccccacccctgccctgcagcagtttCCTGCCCCGGGAGCGCCGCATCGTGGAACGTTGGCGTCATGCCCGCAGCCCCAACTGCTACAAAGACCTGTATGCACCACCTGGTCCCCCTGAGCCCTCTGGGGCCAAAGCCAGCTCCCGCCATGGCCTCCAGAGCGCCTTCACCGATGGTTTCCACCGATTCTACGGCCCCATTGAACCTGAGGGGCTGTCAGATCACCTGGGTGCAGGTGCTGGAGCGGGGATGGCTGCACCAGGGCAGGCGAAGAAGATGGCGCCTTGCCAGCTttcaccaccacctcccaccagAGGTCTGGAGAACCCCCCATCCTACTTTGCCATTGTGCGGGAGAAAGAAGGGCCGGAACCACCTGCTTCAGCCTGGCATCGTAAGTCCCTGCGGGGCCTATACGAGAGTTTCCAGGCGGGCAAAACTGGGAGCCGGACACCAGAGCCCAAGAAGCACGGGGTTGGCATGAGTGGGGCCTATGCCCCCAAGGGTCCCCGTGAGCTGGAATGTGGGCGCCCAAGCAAGGAGACGGGGCGCTACGGCTACACCCGCCTGTCCTATGAAGACGAGCGCACcccaccgctggccccagccccctgtggGCGTGAGCGCCGTTACCGCCACACTGAGGAGGCCCGGAGTGGTGCCGACGGGGAGACCCAGCCCCTACTGCACCCCAcatgcccaggagcagggggcagcagtggcagtggggggcgtGCCCACATCTGCCGCAGCCATTCGCACCCACTGGCCGTGAGTGCCAGCTTCCCCAGCCAGAGCCGCTACATGGAGTTCTCAGACTCAGACTCGGAGGTGTGTGAGCGAGAAGTACCCTGCACCGAGGCCTCACCCTCGAcacccccggccccgcccccaggCGATGGGCACAGCTGCTGGTACTCTCCCCCTGATTACTTCTGTACTTACCCGTCCCGAGAGCGCCAGCTCTTCAGCACCCACAAGCCTTTGCGCTATTGGTCAGCCGACAAACTGGGCCCCTGCCACTCCTGCCACGGGCTGTGCCAGCACtgtgccagcctggagctgctgccacctcccaccccaccgtGCCGCAAGGAGGCGCTGCGCTACTTCAGCTGCTCAGAGGAGCGTCTGGAGCGCCGGCTAGACTGGGAGCACCGGCGCTGCGGGCACTACAGCTGCCTGGCTCCCCGGCACCACCACGGCCTCTACCGgcactgccatcaccaccactcCTGCGAGCTGGGCCCTgccggctccatcctgcacccgaCTTCCCGCAGCCTGGAGGACCTCAGCTCCTGCCACCTGGTGCGCTGTGGTGTGACACCCCACCGCTTCGGCTTCTCTCCCCCTGAGTGGCTCCCGCGCCGTGTCAGCCGCAGTGGCGAGCTCTTCACCCGGCGCGGCTCCGCCCACTTCTCCAGCCTGGAGTCGGAGGTATGA
- the GRIN2D gene encoding glutamate receptor ionotropic, NMDA 2D isoform X2, giving the protein MSLSSSLPAAARMLFVLALACASPFLDLRPDGPRSLNVAIIFSGSSYAPESARLSPTAFRNFSLEVNPVSVLLNDTNPRSLIVRLCDVLSSLRIHGVVFEDDTRAEAVAQILDFISAQTSVPIIGINGGSAIVLTPKEKGSTFLQLGSSTEQQLQVIFEVLEEYDWTAFAVLTTLFPGYEDFIDYIEVLTDSSFIGWEHRGVITLNLTDDPDGSRLKRQLREISSQIRLLYCSREEAESIFRAAREAGLTGPGYIWFLVGTNLGGTDYLPEHLPVGLFTVLSAGWRDDLHRRVHNGVAIIAKGAEALFRDYGFIPEFNNDCRAPNMTQIHDNLHRYFMNITWGQKDFSFNEDGYLINPSLVVISLNKERTWEVVGSWEHQILRMKYPVWSRYGKFLQPVDDDQHLTVATLEERPFVIVENIDPATGTCIRDSVPCRKQLNHTESYSLDPVLFEKKCCKGFCIDILKRLAKTVGFTYDLYLVTNGKHGKKIDGVWNGMIGEVFYERADMAIGSLTINEERSEIIDFSVPFVETGISVMVSRSNGTVSPSAFLEPYSPAVWVMMFVMCLTVVAVTVFIFEYFSPVGYNRSLAAGKRAGGSKFTIGKSIWLLWALVFNNSVPVENPKGTTSKIMVLIWAFFAVIFLASYTANLAAFMIQEEYVDTVSGLSDRKFQKPQDQYPPLKFGTVPNGSTEKNIRSNYPDMHTYMVKYNQRSVEDALQHLKSGKLDAFIYDAAVLNYMARKDEGCKLVTIGSGKVFATTGYGIALQKGSKWKRPIDLALLQFLGDDEIEMLERLWLSGICHNDKIEVMSSKLDIDNMAGVFYMLLVAMGLSLLVFAWEHLIYWKLRHCMSHAGRLDFLLAFSRGMYSCCSSEDPKAKDQQQLPILNHSYGPQRGGAPALPSPPAPPLPCSSFLPRERRIVERWRHARSPNCYKDLYAPPGPPEPSGAKASSRHGLQSAFTDGFHRFYGPIEPEGLSDHLGAGAGAGMAAPGQAKKMAPCQLSPPPPTRGLENPPSYFAIVREKEGPEPPASAWHRKSLRGLYESFQAGKTGSRTPEPKKHGVGMSGAYAPKGPRELECGRPSKETGRYGYTRLSYEDERTPPLAPAPCGRERRYRHTEEARSGADGETQPLLHPTCPGAGGSSGSGGRAHICRSHSHPLAVSASFPSQSRYMEFSDSDSEVCEREVPCTEASPSTPPAPPPGDGHSCWYSPPDYFCTYPSRERQLFSTHKPLRYWSADKLGPCHSCHGLCQHCASLELLPPPTPPCRKEALRYFSCSEERLERRLDWEHRRCGHYSCLAPRHHHGLYRHCHHHHSCELGPAGSILHPTSRSLEDLSSCHLVRCGVTPHRFGFSPPEWLPRRVSRSGELFTRRGSAHFSSLESEV; this is encoded by the exons ATGAGCCTGTCTTCCAGCCTCCCCGCTGCCGCTAGGATGCTCTTTGTTCTGGCCTTGGCCTGTGCCAGCCCCTTCCTGGACCTGCGCCCAGATGGGCCACGCTCACTGAACGTGGCCATCATCTTCAGCGGCTCCTCCTACGCCCCTGAGAGCGCCCGCTTATCACCCACTGCCTTCCGCAACTTCTCACTGGAGGTGAACCCTGTCTCAGTGCTGCTGAATGACACCAACCCGCGAAGCCTGATCGTGCGCCTGTGTGATGTGCTCTCCTCCCTGCGCATCCATGGTGTGGTCTTTGAGGACGACACAAGGGCTGAGGCTGTGGCCCAGATCCTCGATTTCATCTCAGCCCAGACCTCTGTGCCCATCATCGGCATCAATGGGGGCTCCGCCATTGTTCTCACGCCCAAG GAGAAAGGTTCCACCTTCCTGCAGCTGGGGTCCTCAACGGAGCAGCAGCTTCAGGTGATTTTCGAGGTGTTGGAGGAGTACGACTGGACAGCCTTTGCTGTCCTCACCACACTCTTCCCTGGCTATGAGGATTTCATCGACTACATTGAGGTCCTGACTGACAGCAGCTTCATTGGCTGGGAGCACCGGGGCGTTATCACCCTGAACCTCACTGATGATCCTGATGGCTCCCGCCTCAAGCGTCAGCTGCGAGAGATCAGTTCCCAGATCCGCCTGCTCTACTGCTCCCGGGAGGAGGCCGAGAGCATCTTCCGGGCTGCCCGGGAAGCAGGGCTCACTGGGCCCGGCTACATCTGGTTCTTGGTGGGGACCAACCTGGGGGGCACTGACTACTTGCCTGAGCACCTGCCAGTGGGGCTGTTCACAGTGCTGTCAGCTGGCTGGAGGGATGACCTTCATCGCCGGGTCCACAATGGGGTGGCCATCATTGCCAAGGGGGCTGAGGCGCTCTTCCGGGACTATGGCTTCATCCCCGAGTTCAACAATGATTGCCGGGCTCCCAACATGACCCAGATCCATGACAACCTTCACCG GTATTTCATGAACATCACATGGGGGCAGAAGGATTTCTCCTTTAATGAGGATGGCTACCTCATTAACCCTTCGCTCGTCGTCATCTCCCTCAACAAAGAGCGTACCTGGGAGGTG gtggggagctgggagcaccaGATTCTGCGAATGAAGTACCCAGTGTGGTCGCGCTACGGCAAATTCCTGCAGCCGGTGGACGACGACCAGCACCTGACAGTGGCCACACTGGAGGAGCGCCCATTTGTCATCGTGGAGAACATTGACCCGGCCACTGGCACCTGCATCCGTGACTCTGTACCCTGCCGCAAGCAGCTCAACCACACCGAGAG CTATTCCCTGGACCCAGTGCTCTTTGAGAAGAAGTGCTGCAAGGGCTTCTGCATCGACATCCTCAAACGCCTGGCCAAGACTGTGGGCTTCACCTACGACCTCTACCTGGTCACCAATGGCAAGCATGGCAAGAAGATCGATGGGGTGTGGAATGGCATGATTGGGGAG GTGTTCTATGAGCGAGCGGACATGGCCATCGGGTCACTGACCATCAACGAGGAGCGCTCTGAGATCATTGACTTCTCTGTGCCCTTCGTGGAGACTGGCATCAGCGTCATGGTGTCCCGCAGCAACGGCACCGTCTCCCCCTCTGCCTTCCTgg AGCCCTACAGCCCGGCCGTCTGGGTAATGATGTTCGTCATGTGCCTCACAGTCGTTGCCGTCACCGTCTTCATCTTTGAGTATTTCAGCCCCGTGGGCTACAACCGCAGTCTTGCTGCTGGTAAAC gtgcaggggggtcaAAGTTCACCATCGGGAAGTCAATCTGGCTGCTTTGGGCCTTGGTGTTCAACAACTCGGTGCCGGTGGAGAACCCCAAGGGTACCACCAGCAAGATCATGGTGCTCATCTGGGCATTCTTCGCTGTCATCTtcctggccagctacacagccaACCTGGCTGCTTTCATGATCCAAGAGGAGTACGTGGACACTGTCTCAGGGCTCAGTGACCGTaag TTCCAGAAGCCACAGGACCAGTACCCCCCGCTCAAATTTGGCACCGTGCCCAACGGCAGCACTGAGAAGAATATCCGCAGCAACTACCCTGACATGCACACCTACATGGTGAAGTACAATCAGCGCAGTGTGGAggatgccctgcagcacctcaagtcagg GAAGTTGGATGCCTTCATCTATGATGCAGCGGTGCTCAACTACATGGCACGCAAGGACGAGGGCTGCAAGCTCGTCACCATTGGCAGTGGCAAGGTGTTTGCCACCACGGGCTATGGTATCGCCCTGCAGAAGGGCTCCAAATGGAAACGACCCATCGACTTGGCCCTGCTTCAGTTTCTGGGTGACG ATGAGATTGAGATGCTGGAACGGCTGTGGCTATCGGGGATATGCCACAACGACAAGATCGAGGTGATGAGCAGCAAGCTGGACATTGACAACATGGCGGGTGTCTTCTACATGTTGCTGGTGGCCATGGGGTTGAGCCTGCTGGTCTTCGCTTGGGAGCACCTCATCTACTGGAAGCTGCGCCACTGCATGAGCCACGCTGGCCGCCTTGACTTCCTCCTGGCCTTCAGCAGG GGCAtgtacagctgctgcagcagtgaggatcCAAAGGCCAaggaccagcagcagctgcccatcctgaaccatagCTATGGGCCACAACGcggtggggcaccagccctgcccagcccccctgccccacccctgccctgcagcagtttCCTGCCCCGGGAGCGCCGCATCGTGGAACGTTGGCGTCATGCCCGCAGCCCCAACTGCTACAAAGACCTGTATGCACCACCTGGTCCCCCTGAGCCCTCTGGGGCCAAAGCCAGCTCCCGCCATGGCCTCCAGAGCGCCTTCACCGATGGTTTCCACCGATTCTACGGCCCCATTGAACCTGAGGGGCTGTCAGATCACCTGGGTGCAGGTGCTGGAGCGGGGATGGCTGCACCAGGGCAGGCGAAGAAGATGGCGCCTTGCCAGCTttcaccaccacctcccaccagAGGTCTGGAGAACCCCCCATCCTACTTTGCCATTGTGCGGGAGAAAGAAGGGCCGGAACCACCTGCTTCAGCCTGGCATCGTAAGTCCCTGCGGGGCCTATACGAGAGTTTCCAGGCGGGCAAAACTGGGAGCCGGACACCAGAGCCCAAGAAGCACGGGGTTGGCATGAGTGGGGCCTATGCCCCCAAGGGTCCCCGTGAGCTGGAATGTGGGCGCCCAAGCAAGGAGACGGGGCGCTACGGCTACACCCGCCTGTCCTATGAAGACGAGCGCACcccaccgctggccccagccccctgtggGCGTGAGCGCCGTTACCGCCACACTGAGGAGGCCCGGAGTGGTGCCGACGGGGAGACCCAGCCCCTACTGCACCCCAcatgcccaggagcagggggcagcagtggcagtggggggcgtGCCCACATCTGCCGCAGCCATTCGCACCCACTGGCCGTGAGTGCCAGCTTCCCCAGCCAGAGCCGCTACATGGAGTTCTCAGACTCAGACTCGGAGGTGTGTGAGCGAGAAGTACCCTGCACCGAGGCCTCACCCTCGAcacccccggccccgcccccaggCGATGGGCACAGCTGCTGGTACTCTCCCCCTGATTACTTCTGTACTTACCCGTCCCGAGAGCGCCAGCTCTTCAGCACCCACAAGCCTTTGCGCTATTGGTCAGCCGACAAACTGGGCCCCTGCCACTCCTGCCACGGGCTGTGCCAGCACtgtgccagcctggagctgctgccacctcccaccccaccgtGCCGCAAGGAGGCGCTGCGCTACTTCAGCTGCTCAGAGGAGCGTCTGGAGCGCCGGCTAGACTGGGAGCACCGGCGCTGCGGGCACTACAGCTGCCTGGCTCCCCGGCACCACCACGGCCTCTACCGgcactgccatcaccaccactcCTGCGAGCTGGGCCCTgccggctccatcctgcacccgaCTTCCCGCAGCCTGGAGGACCTCAGCTCCTGCCACCTGGTGCGCTGTGGTGTGACACCCCACCGCTTCGGCTTCTCTCCCCCTGAGTGGCTCCCGCGCCGTGTCAGCCGCAGTGGCGAGCTCTTCACCCGGCGCGGCTCCGCCCACTTCTCCAGCCTGGAGTCGGAGGTATGA